In Halobacterium noricense, the genomic stretch TCGCCGCAATCGCCGCCGGCGTCCTCATCAACACCGCGGGCGTCCTCCAGACCCAAGCCGAGGACACCGGACAGGACAGTACCGACCAAGTCGCGAACAACATCAACGTCATCGGCGCAGTCGGTGAAGTGAACGACGCTGATGCCCCCAACGTCGGGGTCACCGAGACGAGCATCTACGAGATCCGCACGACGGTCCAGAAGTCGCCGGGCGCCGGTGACATTGACCTCTCCGGGCTCTCCATCCAGTACGTCGGCCCGAACGGATTCGGTAACCTCGTTCACATCAGCGAGAAGAACGACACTGCCACTGACAACGTCTCGAACGTCTACTTCGTGCAAGCGATCACCGCTGAGACCGAGGAAGACACGGTGATGACGTCTGAGAGCGACCGTTACGAGATCGTTATCCCGACTGGTACCTACTGGAACAGCAGTGAGCAGAACATCCAGAACGCTTCCGGTACAAACGCGGTTAATGTCACTACTTCCACGTACGGTAATGAGGACGACATCGAGACAAACCCCGGTGGAATCGACGTCGACAACACGGACCTCGACCTCCTCCAAGAGAGTGACCGCGTCGAGCTGACCGTCACGACTGACTCCGGCTCGCAGCGCTACGTGAACCTCCGTGTCCCGTCCTCGCTCGTCGGTGACGAGGGTGGCACGGTCACGCTGTAACCCAGACTAATGTTCGAATTCATCAACGACGAAGAAGCACGCGGTCAGGTGGGGATCGGGACGCTCATCGTGTTCATCGCGATGGTCCTAGTCGCCGCAATCGCCGCCGGCGTCCTCATCAACACCGCGGGCGTCCTCCAGACCCAAGCCGAGGACACCGGGCAGGACAGTACCGACCAGGTCGCAAACAATCTCAACGTCATCGGCAGCGTCGGCGAAGTGAACGACCCCAACGAATTGACCAACGTCGCGGCTGGAAACCAGAGCATCTACGAGATCCGTTTGACGGCCCAGAAGTCGCCGGGTGCCGGTGACATCGACCTTGCTGGTCTCTCCGTCCAGTACGTTGGCCCGAACGGCTTCGGAAACCTCGTCCACATCAGCGAGAAGAACCAGTCCGCCGGCAACGTCTCGAACGCCTACTTCGTGCAGGCTATTACCGCCGAAACCGAGGAGGACACGGTGATGACCTCCGAGAGCGACCGCTACGAGATTGTCATCCCGACCGGCGTCGTGCTGAACAACACGGACGGCAGTTCGGATGCGACTGTTAACAAGTCAGTTGACGGCGACACGCTCGCCCAGAAGACGTACGGTGAAAATGCGGACATCGAGGTGGACCTCAACTCGCAGTCCTACAACGTTGATAACACTAAACTCGACCTCCTCCAGGAGAGCGACCGTGTCGAGCTGACGATTACGACCGACTCCGGCTCGCAGCGCTACGTGAACCTCCGCGTCCCGTCCTCGCTCGTCGGTGACGAGGGTGGCACCGTCACGCTGTAACTACGAATAATGTTCGAATTCATCAACGACGAGGAAGCACGCGGTCAGGTGGGGATCGGGACGCTCATCGTGTTCATCGCGATGGTTCTGGTCGCCGCAATCGCCGCCGGCGTCCTCATCAACACCGCTGGTGTCCTCCAGACGCAGGCCGAGGATACCGGACAGGACAGTACCGACCAGGTCGCGAACAACGTCAACATCATCGGCGCAGTCGGCGATGTCGCGAATACGAGTGCGACTGATACTGCAATCGTTAACGCCAGCAACAACGTCTCTGACTTCGAGACAGAACTTAGCGACTCGGAGGTTCACACGCTCCGCTTGACCGTCCAGAAGTCGCCTGGCGCGGGTGACATCGATCTCTCCGGTCTGAGTATCCAGTACGTCGGCGGAGATTCGTTCGCGAATCTCATCCACCACACCCAAGCGGACGCTCCCGCAATCAACGCATCTGATAGCCTAGCTGATGGTCCGTGGGTAAAGGGCGAAGGAACTGCTGCGTACTTCGTGCAAGCGATTACGGCTGACACAGAGACGGACACAGTGATGACAAGCGAGAGCGACCGCTACGAACTCGTTATCCCGCTCCAGCAGGTCTACAACTCGAGTGCTATCACTAATGCTAGTTCTGGTGCCACTAGTGAGGCGGGCCAACATATCGAAAGCGTCGAGCAGATTAATGACTCGGACTCGAATTACCAGGGTTACGACAACAGCCAGCTCGGCCTCCTTGAGGAGAGCGACAACGTTGAGCTCACGATTACGACCCCATCCGGCTCGCAGCGCTACGTGAACCTCCAGGTGCCTGACTCCCTCATCGGCGAGGGCGGTAGCACGGTGACCCTGTAAGCAAGATAATGTTCGAATTCATCAACGACGAGGAAGCACGCGGTCAGGTGGGGATCGGGACGCTCATCGTGTTCATCGCGATGGTCCTGGTCGCCGCAATCGCCGCCGGCGTCCTCATCAACACCGCAGGTGTTCTCCAGACGCAGGCCGAGGACACCGGACAGGACAGTACCGACCAGGTCGCGAACAACCTCAACATCATCGGCGCAGTCGGTGACATCTCCGAGACGGACGCAGACGCACCCGAGATCGTGAACACGACGGACCAGTCCGTCGACCAGAACTTCACGACGTTCAACAACTCGACGGATATCGACGAGCCGGTGGGCCACACAATCAAGCTCGCCGTCCAGAAGTCGCCCGGTGCGGCTGACATCGACCTCGCGGGGCTCTCCATCCAGTACGTCGGTGGGGACTCCTTCGCGAACCTCGTCCACGCGACCCAGGCCGACTCTCCGGTCATCACGAATTCAACCAGTGGTGAACCGATAATCGAGCCGGGAGACAACGGTGACGCGGCGTACTTCGTCGGTCAGATTACCGCGGAAAGCCAGGACACGGTGATGACTTCCGAGAGCGACCGTTACGAAGTCATCATTCCTCTCCAGCAAGCGTACAATTCGAGTACGAACGAGAACGGCGAAGTCGGTGAATCGATCGACGACTCGCTGAACCCGACCGAGGGCTACGACAACAGCAACCTCGGCGTTCTTCACGAGAGCGCGAACGTCGAACTGACGATTACGACGGAATCCGGTTCGCAGCGCTACGTGAACCTCCAGATGCCTGACTCGCTCGTCGGCGACGAAGGCAGCACGGTTCAGCTGTAATCGGTCCGCTCGATTTTCCACTTTTTGCGCGCGACTCACGTCGAACAGCGACGGCAAAACAGACCGAAGCGCTACTCGGAGGTGGTCGTCGGTGACGGCGTCGTGGAGTTGTCGGCTGTCTCGTTCGCGAGCGCTTCGTCCGTGTAGCCGCTCCCGAACACCGTGTTGAGCGTCTCGTTGCCGTCCCACTCGCCGCTGTTGTACTTCTCGACCCACTCGCGGCGCACGAGGTATCCGTCGGGTTGTTCCGCGGGTTCGCTGGGGTTCTCGATGTGGGCGTGGACGACGTCGGCTTCGTCTCCGCCCTGTGCGACGTATTCGGCATACATGCGTACCATCTGGCCGACTTCCCGAACGTGTTGACGCTGCGGCGGGACGTCTTCGACTTCGCCGGCCCGGGTCCGGTACGAGACCCTGACGGCAGAGTCGTCGGGGAAGTAGACAAACTCCGTGACGTTGAGGCGACCGCTCTCCGCGCCGCTGTTTTCGAGGATGTAGTGGAGTTCGCCGAGCGTCGCCGTTCCGTCGTCGTCCGGTTCCGCGGGTTCGACGGTCCGCGTCTGGTCGGGGTTCGAGCCACCGAGCACGGCGTAGCTGACGCCGAGCACGGAGCCGAGACCGATGCCGGCGGCACCGACGACCATCGTCCGTCGCGAGATACCGAGCGGGCCTGCGTCGTCTCCCTCCGGGGCGGACTCCGGAGGGTCACTGGGCGTCGAACCGTCGTCTTCGCTCATGGCCGCGCCTATGCGACCGGCGTATATGTCGCTTGGGCCCTCCTGTTGGCGCGTCGAACAGTCTCGCGTGGGTTCCGGGCAGGTGTCGGCCGCAGCCACCAACACCGACTTATGCGTTCTCGTCGTATCGGTTCGGTAGTGCCATCGCTGTACGGGCTGGAACGCTCCGGTGACGTCGACAAGCTCGTCGAGCTGCTCCGGGAGAGCGAGAAGGAGACGGTTCGGCGGCGCGCAGCCGAAATTCTCGGGAACCTCGACGAGCCGGAGTCAGAGGGGTTGGACGCGCTCGTGGAAGCGATGAGCGACGAGGAGGCGACGGTTCGCGCGGCGGCCATCGACGCGCTCACCCAGCAGGAGGCGGTCGAAGCCCTGATGAAAGGGCTGGGGCAGTCGGTCCCGGAGTCGGGAGCGACGTGGGCGCAGGCGGAGGCGTTCGTGGCGAGTCTGGACGCCGACACCGTGGAATTGCGGATGGCGTCAGCGAACGTGCTGGGGCTGCTCGGCGTCGAGGACGCCGCGAAGCCGCTGGCCCAGAAGCTGCAGACCGAACCACATCTCGAAGTGCGAGCGCGGATTGCGCGCGCACTCGGCCGCATCGGGGAGCCCTCGGTCGCGGGCGTGCTCGTCGAGGGCTTGGAGGGCCAGCCGCTGGGCGTGCGCCGCGAGGCCGCGGAGGCGCTCGGTCGGCTCAACGGGCCGACGGCGCTGCAGGGACTGTTGCACGTCGTCGACGACGACAGCGAGGAGATGCGTCGGACCGCGGTGAGTTCGCTGGGCCAGTTCGAGAACGCCAAGCCCGTGGACGCGCTGGTCGAACGACTGGGCGACGAGAGCGACCTCGTGCGCCGGGCAGCGGTGTTCTCGCTCATCGAGATTCTGTCGAACGTGCCGCCGGACCGCAGCCACGAGCTCCGGGAGATCATCGTCGACCGGATGGCCGCGCGCAGCGACCCCTCCATCGTGGCGTCGCTCGTAGAAATCATCGAGGAGGGCTCCCAGATTCACCAGCGCCGGAACGCGGTCTGGATGCTGGGTCGCGTCGCGGGCGCGAAGTCCACGAAGCTGGACGCCGTGGAGGCGCTGCGGGACGTGCTCGGCGAGGACGACGACCTCATCTCGCAGTTCGCGGCGACAGGGCTGGCGGAAATCGGCGGACGGATGGTGGAGACGGCGCTGCTGGAGGTCATCGAGACCGACGAGTACGGCGAGGACGCGGTCGCGATGGCGGCGTTCGCGCTCGGGAAGGTCGGCGGCGAGCGCTCGCGCAAGCGCCTGGAGAAGCTCGTCGACGAGACGGAGAACGCGGAGGTGCGCCGGCGCGCGTTCTCGGCGATTTCGAAGCTCGGCGGCCACTCCTGACGGGACGCTGACGAGAGGGACACCCGCTCTCCGTGTGCCGGTTTCAAATGCGAGAATCGCACGCAAAACGTTATATGCGGCCGTTGAATAACTCCGGGAAGTAATGAGTACGGACGCGTCGGGCCGGCACGCGAACGACGGGAGCAGGATGCCCGCACGTCCGCTCGGGGAGGTCGAATGAGCGAGTCCGAGTACAAGATAGCCGACGGCGCGGGCAAGTTCCTGCAGGCGGTCAAGGAGGGGCGGCGGATGAAGGACGCCGAGTGGACGAACGGCCGCATCCTCCTGTCGAACAAACGCATCGTCCTCGCGGGCAACGACGGGAAGCGCAACGTCCCGCTGTCGAAGCTGTCTAGCCTGAGCGGCCGCTACGACGTGAACCAGACGGTCGCGCAGGTCAGCGACTACATCACGCTCCAGTTGAGCACCGAGAGCGTGCTGTTGGTCTCGATGGGCGAGAACACCGAGGACTTCGAGACCAAACTCTACAGCGCGCTGCTCGACCAGACGGAACTGCTCGTCAAGCATCCCGCGGTGAGAGGTGGGGTCGTGCAGGACGAGTCCTTCGAGCGGGCGCGCATCAAGGTCGACGAGGAACAGTTGAGCGTCGCGCTCCAGAGCGGCTCGTTCGTCGCCGTGGACCTCGACGACGTCGGCTCCGCGGAAGCCGCCTCGCTGGACGTTCAGGGGGAGAAGAGCCCGGTACTGAAAGTCGAGCACACCGTCGAGGACACGAGCGTGCAGACGTACTTCTCCAGCGACTCGCACACGTGCTCGATTCTGGAGTCGCTTTTGACGAAGGAAGCCCAGAAGAGCCAGGGGTCGGTGGACCTCTCCGAGACCGAGAAGCGCGTGCTGATGGCGCTGTACTCGGGCGTGTCGTCGTTCGAGATTCCGGATTTCCTCGGGATGGACGTCGACGAAGTCGAGAGCATCTTCGATCGCCTCATCGAAGTGGACGTGCTCGAAGAGGTGCGCAAGCGCCGCGAGGTCACGATGAAGACGCGCGGGCGGAACATCGCCAGCGAAGCAATCAACGAGGAGTAGCGTGCGGTTCCGCGCCGAGCGAGTCCGGGCCAGCCCCGCTCACATGTTGACGTCTTCGATGTGTTCGCTGACGGCGGCGCGGCCCATCGACGTGAGGTGAACGCCGTCGTCGTCGCGCACGAGCTCTTTCTCGATGAGGTCGTTGAGGAACATCGTGAGCTGGCTGGCGTCGACACCGAGCACGGTCGCGAGGTTGGCGTTCGGCCCGCTGGAGTAGATGGCGACCAGCGCCTCGACCTCCTCGCTGGAGAGGTCGACGTCCGCCAGTTCCTGCTTGAGGAGCCGGTACCGGAGGCGGATGAACCGTCCGAAGAGGTTCATCTTCCGGCCCGAGTCGAGCGCCAGTTCGGTCGTCACGGGGCCGGTAGCGCCCATGTGACGGACGGAGAGCAGGGGGCGCGTGGTGCCACCGAGGTCGCGCTCGACGCGCTCGAAGTGCGTGACAGTAGAGACGTCGATTTCGGTGGTGGCGTCGCCGCGGAGTTCGACGGTGCCCGGGGAGACGGACAGCGTCGCCGACTCGAAGGACTGGTCGGTGACGCGGCCGCCGCGGCGCGCGGGGTGTTTGACGTGGGCTTTCGACCCGTTCAGTAGGCCCTTGAAGACGAGGATGACGAACCGCTCGACGGTGTCGCCCCCGCCCTCGACGACGGCGACGAGGCGGTCACCGTCGCGCTCGTAGGCGACGGTGACGGTGTCGTCGAAGAACTCCGCGAGGTCGCCGGGCGCGGTGTCGTGCTGGACGTCGAAGACGCCGTCGAGAGGGATGGTGACGCGGTCGCCGTCCGTGACGAGCACGATGCGGCGCTTGCTCATCACGACGCGTCCGCGCACGGGTTCGGCGTGCGTGGCCGTGTCGGGGATGAACGACGTGACGAAGTCCGCGATAGCTGATTCCGACATGTCCCCCAGTGTGAGCAGTAGTTGGTCAGTCAGGTCGAATAAGCGTTACTCCTCGCTGCAAGCGGTCAGTCCTCGGAGAGCCGCCGGTAGATGCGGATTCGTGGGTCTGCGGCCTCGAATCGCTCCTTGACGCCGCTCGGGAGGGTTTCAGTCTGTCCGAGCACGAGGTGGCCACCCGGCCGGAGGGATTCGCTGACGGTGTCGAGGATGGGGTGCTTGTACTGCTTGTCGATGTAGATGCAGACGTTCCGACAGCAGACGAGGTCGAAGCCCGACTTGGGGTCGCCCGTGATGAGGTCGTGGCGCTCGAAGGTCACGAGGTCTTTGACGTGGTCGGCGACGACGAACCCCTCGTCGCCACGCTCCTCGACGTACGCCATCGGGTCGTCGAGGAAGTCGAGTTGGTCGCGGATGTCCGCGGTACGCGTGCTCTGGTAGAACCCCTCGCGCGCGCGGTCGAGGGCGTCCTCGTCGATGTCGGTCGCGAGGATGTCGACGTCCCGTTGGGGGATGCCGGCGTCGAGCGCGAGCATCGCCAGCGAGTACGGTTCGCGGCCGTCCGCGCACGCCGCCGACCAGATGGACACCGACGAACGCTCGGCGGCGGTGTCGACGAGCACGTCTTCGAGCGCCGCCCAGACCTTGTTGTCCCGGAAGAACTGCGTGACGTTGACGCTGAGTGTGTCCAGGAGTTCGGCGCGTTCGTCGGGGTCCTCGCGGAGGATGGCGAGGTACTCGGCGTACGTGTCGGCGTCGCGGCGGCGCATCCGCGCGGAGACGCGGCGGTCGAGGTAGGCGTCGTCGTAGTAGCTGGTGGCGAAGGTCGTCTCGCGCTCGACGAACGCCAGGAGGTCCTCGAAGTCGGTCATATCACGTCCACCCCGTCGACGCGGTCTATCGTCACGTCGCCGCTCGCCGGGCAGAAGGTCACCGACCGGCCCGTGCTGCCGCCGGTCTCGCTGGCGACGAGCGGAATTTCGGCCTCGCCGAGCACGCGCTCGGCGGCTTGGACGTTCCGGTCGCCGATGGCTTCCCCGACGGAGATGTCCAGCATCGCGGAGCCACCGGCGAGCTTCGCGGCGACGTTCTCGGGGTCGGCACCGCGTCGGTACATCGCCGCGAGCATCTGGTCGAGCCCGGAGTCGACGTACTTCGCGGGCTTCTCCGCGGGCGACGGCGCGGCGGGCAGCATCGCGTGCAACAGTCCGCCGACCGCGACCTCCGCGTCGTAGACGGCGACCGCGACGCAGGAGCCGAGCCCGCTGGTGACGAGCGTGTCGTCGCCGTCCGTGACCCGCCAGTCGGCGACGCTGACGCGTGCCTTCCGCGTCTCGCTGCTCACGACTGCTCACCCCCGGTGTCGTACGCCGGTGGGAAGTCGGGGTCGGCGTCGCCCGCGGAGAGTTCGGCCGCAATTTCGGCGACGGTGTCGGCGTCCTCGGGGCTGGGGAACGCGCAGACGCGACACGTCACCTCGTCGTTGAGCGCGACCGTGGCGTCCACCACGGCGACAGTGTCGGCGTGGCGGCCGTAGGCCGCGGCGACCGTGTCCAGCACCGCGCGGCCGTCGTCGTGGACGTGCGAGGGTATGGAGACGTCGATGGTGGTGTCGAGGGCGTTCGCCCAGCCGTCGAGCACGCCGCTGGCGGTGACGTTCCCGAGTTCCGCGACCGCGCTCTCGGCGAGCGCGGCATCCGGGTCCTCGGCCGGCACGAGCGCGTCCGCGACCGCGCCGGGCTCGCTCTGGTCGAACAGCACCGCGAGCACGGTGTTCACGGGACCGTCGCTCTCGAAGACCGCGCCCTCGTAGGCGGCGTCGTCGAGCAGCGACGGCACGTCCTCGACGGGCACGAAGTCGAAGTGCGACTCCACGACGTCGGGGTCGATGCCGGTCATCGCGCCGAGGTGGTCGGCGACCGCGTCCGCGCTGTGTGCGGTCAACTGCGCGTACGACGCGAGCGCGTCCGGCGAGAGGGAATCGTCGTCCGCGAGGTAGTCGACGAACTGCTCGGCCGCGGGCAACACCGCGAACCGACAGGTGCCCTCGACGCCTGCGAGTCCGATGCGACTCTCGAAGACGAACGCAGCGCCGTCGGCGATGGCGACGTCCCCGACGAGCGAGTCGTCGGCGGTGACGGCTTCCGGCGGCTCGATGTCGATAGTGCCGTCGGCGGTCTCGGCCCAGCCGTCGACGAACCCGCTGGTGAGAATGTTCGCTACCTCGGGGAGTGCGTCGCCGCCCATCCCGGTCTCCTCGGCGACGCGCGCGGCAAAGGGCTTCTCGAAGGAGACGAGTGCGTGGCCCGCGAGCGCGCCGTCGAACGGCACCGCGATGCGGGTCGCTGCGTCGCCGAGGAACGCCGCGAGCCCGTCGGCGTCGACGAGCGTGGTGCGCGAAATCTCGCAGTGCGCGGGGACGCCGGTCAGCGTTTCGAGGGCGTCGGCGGCGCGTTGGCCGCCCTCCGCGCCCGTGTGGCTGAACGACGCCAGCGAGTCGAGGTCGACGCGCATCAGATGCTGTTGATCATCGAGACGAACTCCTCGATGTCCGGGAACGAGTAAATCTTGGCCTCGACGTCCGCGTCGGGCGCGGACAGCGTGGCGTCGAACACCATCGCGATCTCGTGCTCGCCGGGGTCGACGCAGTGCGCGACGATGTCGTCGCCGGAGGCCCGGAAGAGGTTCGGCGTGGAGATGTCGATGGTGCGGCCGAGCACGTTCGCCCAGCCGTCGATGAATCCGCTGGTCATGATGTTGCCGACCTCTCGAATCGCGGAGCGCTCCATGTCGCTGTACGCGCCGCCGTCGCTCTCGATGCCGCCCATCATCGTGGAGGCCACGCGGCGCGCGCTCGCGTCGTCGAACAGCACGAGCACGGAGCCGTAGGGTTCCTCGGTCAGCGGGACGTTGACGCCGACCTGCTTCTGGTTGCCGAGGTGCGCGCCGAGGTCCTCGACGTCGATGACGTTGATTTTCGTAATCTCCATCTCCGTCTCGACCCCGGTGAGCTGGCTGAGGTTGTCCGCGACCGTCGTCGCGCCCTCGCGGGCGAGTTCGTTCACCGTCTGCAGCCGTCGGATGTCTATCATCGTGCTCATGGTTAGAGAGTCGAGACGTCCAGGATGGTCACCACGTCGCCCTCCCCGAGGACTGCCGCGCCCGAGAGGCCCGGAATCCCGGAGAGGATGCCCTCGAAGGGCTTGACGACGACTTCCTCCTGGCCGCGGACGTCGTCGCAGTGGACCGCGACCTGTCGTTCGGTGTCGCGAATGCGGACGAGCATGCCGTCGTCCTCGCGGGTCTCGCCGGGAACGTTCAGCGCGTCGCCGAGGCGCACGAGCGGGTAGACCGTCTCGTCGTAGGTGATGACTTCCTCGCCGTCGACGGCCTTGACGGGCTTCATCCGCGAGATTTCGTCGACGGTCTTGATGGGGATGCCGTACTCCTCGCCGCCGCTCTCCACGAACAACACCTTCACGATGGCGACAGTCACCGGCAGCGTCATCGTGAACGTCGTCCCCTCACCGGGGATGCTGGAGACGGAGACGGAGCCGTCGAGGCGCGTGACGGTGTCGCGGACGACGTCCATCCCGACGCCGCGCCCGGAGATGTCGGTCACCTCGTCGTTCGTGGAGAACCCGGGGTGGAAGACGAGGTCCTCGACTTCCGCGTCGGTGAGTTCCTCGGCCTCCGAGCGCGGCAGAATCTCCTTCTCGACGGCCTTCTCGCGGACGCGCTCCCGGTCGATGCCGCCGCCGTCGTCCCGCACCTCGATGACGACCTGGTCGCGGTTGCGCTCCGCCGACAGTGTCACGGTCCCCTCGGGGTCTTTCGCGTTGGCTTCCCGCTCCTCGGGTGGCTCGATGCCGTGGTCGACGGCGTTGCGCAGCAGGTGCATCAGGGGGTCGCTGATCTCCGTGAGGATGGTGCGGTCGAGTTCGACGTCGTCGCCCTCCACGACGAACTCGATATCCTTACCCTGCTCGCGGGCGAGGTCGCGGACGAGCCGCGGGAACTTCCCGACGATCTTCTTCATCGGGACCAGCCGCATGTCCATCACGGTGTCCTGGAGGCTCCCGGAAATCTTGTCGAGTTCGTCGAGTTCGTCGTCGACCTGCCGGTCGCTGCCCTCCATCCCGCGCCGGAGTTTGATGCGCGTGGTCACCAACTGTTCGACGAGCCCGTGGAGTTCGTCCAACTGGTCGACGTCCACGCGCACGGACTGAATCTCGGTGTCGGTCGACGCAACTGCGGACTCACTTTCGTTCTCGTCACTCGCTTCGGCAGCCGGTTCCTCAGTAGCAGCAGCCGGTTCGTCCGTCGCGTCGTCAGACTGGTCGTTCGCCGCAACTGCGTCCGCGGCGGCGTCGGTGAGTTCCGTGACCGTGGCGTCGTCGAGCTTCGGGAACGAGTGGACCGTCGCGGCAACGTCGGCAATATCGCTGGCGACGACGAGGTCGAAGCCGTCGTCGTACTCGCCGTCGTTGATGGCTTCGAGACTGGGGTCGGCACCGAGCAGGTCGAACTCCGCCTCGGCGGCCTCAAGCACGAGCATCCCGTCGACGCCCTTCATCTGGGAGTCGCTCATGTCGACGTGGACGTGGAAGACGCGGCGGTCGACGCTCTCGACGGTCTCGGCGTCGACGATTGCGAACGGGTCCGCGTCCGGCGTGGTCTCGGACTCGTCGGTGGCGTCTTCGCCCGCCCCGGCGGGCTCGTCGCCCGCTTCGTCGAGGACCGCGCGCACGGACGCGACGGTCTCCGAGACGTCCCGTTCGACTTCGCCGTTCGCCTCGATTTCGTCGAGGCACGCCTCGATTTCGTCGACGCCCTCGAAGATACGGTCCATCCGGTCGCCCGTGACTTCGAGCTCTTCCTGCCGCATCGCGTCGAGGAGGTCCTCGACGGCGTGGGCGAGTTCGCTGGCGTCCTCGAAGCCCATCGCGCCGAAGTTCCCCTTCAGCGTGTGGGCGGTCCGGAAGATGGCGTCCATCGCCTCCTCGTTGCCGGGGTCGGACTCCAACTCAAGCAGCGCGTTGTTCAGGTTCGTTACGTGTTCTTCGCCCTCGCGCACGAACGCTTCCAGGTAGTCGTCCATTCAGGAACTCCTCCGTATCGAGTCGGTGATCGCTTCGGTCAGTCGGTCCGCCGGCAGCACCTCGTCCACGCAGCCGGTCTCGATGGCGCGCTCCGGGATGCCGAAGACGGCGCTGGTCGCCTCGTCCTGCGCGAACGTCGCGCCGCCGGCCTCCTTGACCGCGCGGATGCCGTCAGCGCCGTCCGTCCCCATCCCCGTCAGCACAACCGCGACGAGCGGGTTCGTGATGCGCTCAGCCGCGGATTCCATCGTCACGTCGATGGCGGGCCGCACGCTGTGGCGGCGCTCGCTCTGGTCGAGGCGCACGCGCAGGCGGCCGTTCGAGTAGCCCGACACCTGCATGTGGTAGTCGCCGCGCGCGACCAACCCCTCGCCGCCGCTGATGCGGTCGCCGTCCGCGGCCTCCTTGATGTCGTACTCGCTGGTCTGGTCGAGGCGCTTGGCGAACCGCGACGTGAACTGGTCGGGCATGTGCTGGACGACGAGCACGCGGAAGTCCGCCTC encodes the following:
- a CDS encoding chemotaxis protein CheC encodes the protein MSTMIDIRRLQTVNELAREGATTVADNLSQLTGVETEMEITKINVIDVEDLGAHLGNQKQVGVNVPLTEEPYGSVLVLFDDASARRVASTMMGGIESDGGAYSDMERSAIREVGNIMTSGFIDGWANVLGRTIDISTPNLFRASGDDIVAHCVDPGEHEIAMVFDATLSAPDADVEAKIYSFPDIEEFVSMINSI
- the cheA gene encoding chemotaxis protein CheA, coding for MDDYLEAFVREGEEHVTNLNNALLELESDPGNEEAMDAIFRTAHTLKGNFGAMGFEDASELAHAVEDLLDAMRQEELEVTGDRMDRIFEGVDEIEACLDEIEANGEVERDVSETVASVRAVLDEAGDEPAGAGEDATDESETTPDADPFAIVDAETVESVDRRVFHVHVDMSDSQMKGVDGMLVLEAAEAEFDLLGADPSLEAINDGEYDDGFDLVVASDIADVAATVHSFPKLDDATVTELTDAAADAVAANDQSDDATDEPAAATEEPAAEASDENESESAVASTDTEIQSVRVDVDQLDELHGLVEQLVTTRIKLRRGMEGSDRQVDDELDELDKISGSLQDTVMDMRLVPMKKIVGKFPRLVRDLAREQGKDIEFVVEGDDVELDRTILTEISDPLMHLLRNAVDHGIEPPEEREANAKDPEGTVTLSAERNRDQVVIEVRDDGGGIDRERVREKAVEKEILPRSEAEELTDAEVEDLVFHPGFSTNDEVTDISGRGVGMDVVRDTVTRLDGSVSVSSIPGEGTTFTMTLPVTVAIVKVLFVESGGEEYGIPIKTVDEISRMKPVKAVDGEEVITYDETVYPLVRLGDALNVPGETREDDGMLVRIRDTERQVAVHCDDVRGQEEVVVKPFEGILSGIPGLSGAAVLGEGDVVTILDVSTL